Part of the Desulfobaccales bacterium genome, GCCATCGGGGCGCGCGGTTTCCTTAACGGTGCGCACCACCACGGCCCGCATCACGTCTCCCTTTTTCACTTTGGAGTGCGGCAGGGCTTCCTTAACCGCCACGATGACGATATCTCCCACCCCGGCATACCGCCGCCTGGTCCCTCCCAGGACCCGGATGCAGGATACCTTCTTGGCGCCGGAGTTGTCCGCCACCGTCATTTGTGTCTGAACCTGGATCATGATTCTATCCTCACGCCCACTGGCAAATGCAAATAAGGCTTATTGGGCCTTCTCCAGGATTTCCTTGACCCGCCAATGCTTATCCCGGCTCAAGGGACGGGTCTCTTCCAACAAGACCTTATCGCCAACCTGGCAATTGTTCTGGGCGTCATGGGCTTTGATTTTGACCCGCCGCCGGATGATCTT contains:
- the rplN gene encoding 50S ribosomal protein L14; protein product: MIQVQTQMTVADNSGAKKVSCIRVLGGTRRRYAGVGDIVIVAVKEALPHSKVKKGDVMRAVVVRTVKETARPDGSYIKFDDNSAVLINPQGDPIGTRIFGPVARELRAKRFMKIISLAPEVL
- the rpsQ gene encoding 30S ribosomal protein S17 encodes the protein MEKQRGVRKTRIGKVVSDKMDKTVVVEVKRLVAHPLYHKIIRRRVKIKAHDAQNNCQVGDKVLLEETRPLSRDKHWRVKEILEKAQ